The Zingiber officinale cultivar Zhangliang chromosome 9A, Zo_v1.1, whole genome shotgun sequence genome window below encodes:
- the LOC122020693 gene encoding probable purine permease 4 yields MDNDGCVTKGARSNAWLLAGNYFLLCVGSLSSSLLSRFYFVHGGGSRWVSTLVQSAGFPLLLVPVYFCSSPVSGNRPFCSFGSRLLCLALGLGLLLGLNNLLFSCAVSYLSVSTSSLLLASQLAFTLLLSVVLVRHPVTFFNLNSVVLLTVSSVLLALNSSHDCPPGVDRRHFFLGLAAAIGAAALFAVYLPVMQLVYRGLSGGYRAVVEVQVVMEAAATALAVAGMAADGGGADGGKWWWPSEERWDLGAAAYWAVVATTVLAWQMCFMGTAGMVFLTSSVNGGICMTALLAVNVVGGVAAFGDEFSGGKAVAMALCLWGFGSYLYGEWKMKAGAEAEAPPAVVEEKLKPMQTAETSGDGDSNDGNV; encoded by the coding sequence ATGGATAACGATGGCTGTGTTACGAAGGGGGCGAGGTCCAACGCCTGGTTGCTCGCCGGAAACTACTTCCTACTCTGCGTCGGCTCACTCTCCTCTTCTCTGCTCTCCCGCTTCTACTTCGTCCATGGAGGCGGAAGCCGGTGGGTGTCCACCCTCGTCCAGTCCGCCGGATTCCCCTTGCTCCTCGTCCCCGTTTACTTCTGCTCGTCCCCTGTTTCCGGCAACCGGCCCTTTTGTAGCTTCGGTTCTCGCCTCCTTTGCCTGGCGCTCGGCCTCGGGCTCCTCCTGGGACTTAATAATCTCCTCTTTTCCTGCGCCGTGTCCTATTTATCGGTCTCTACTTCTTCGCTCCTCCTCGCTTCGCAACTGGCCTTCACTCTGCTTCTGTCCGTTGTCCTCGTCCGCCACCCGGTCACGTTTTTTAATCTGAATTCGGTGGTTTTGCTCACTGTAAGCTCTGTTCTTCTCGCGCTCAACTCGTCGCACGACTGCCCGCCGGGCGTCGACCGGCGGCACTTCTTTCTCGGACTCGCGGCAGCTATCGGCGCCGCCGCGCTCTTCGCAGTGTACCTGCCGGTGATGCAGCTGGTCTACCGCGGGCTCAGCGGCGGGTACCGGGCGGTGGTGGAGGTGCAGGTGGTGATGGAGGCGGCAGCGACGGCGCTGGCGGTGGCGGGGATGGCGGCGGACGGCGGCGGCGCAGACGGGGGAAAGTGGTGGTGGCCGAGCGAGGAAAGGTGGGACCTTGGGGCGGCGGCGTACTGGGCCGTGGTGGCGACGACTGTGCTGGCGTGGCAGATGTGCTTCATGGGGACGGCGGGGATGGTGTTCCTCACGTCGTCGGTCAACGGGGGGATCTGCATGACAGCGCTTCTGGCGGTCAACGTGGTGGGTGGCGTGGCGGCGTTCGGCGACGAGTTCAGCGGCGGGAAGGCGGTGGCGATGGCGCTCTGCCTCTGGGGATTCGGGTCTTATCTTTACGGGGAGTGGAAGATGAAGGCGGGCGCAGAGGCGGAAGCGCCGCCGGCGGTGGTGGAGGAGAAGCTGAAGCCGATGCAGACGGCGGAGACAAGTGGCGACGGAGACAGTAACGATGGCAACGTGTAA